From the Gramella sp. Hel_I_59 genome, one window contains:
- a CDS encoding glycosyltransferase gives MQPEYSFVIPVYNRPDEIRELLQSMLKMRAPVPFEVVIVEDGSTNSSEAVVAEFQDRLFLSYYNKENSGPGDSRNYGMRKAQAPYFLILDSDVLMPEDYLEEVHQFLSSSFYDCFGGPDAAHESFSNTQKAIDYSMTSLFTTGGIRGGKKAVDEFQPRSFNMGLSKKAFEISDGFGRIHPGEDPDLSLRLEKSGVKSCLIPKARVFHKRRIDWKKFFVQVKKFGMVRPVLNKWHPGSAKITYWFPSLFMIGLILSIIFLYAGFSFFTGCYLIYFLIIAVDAAIRNKSLYIGLLAVKAVIIQFSGYGYGFIVSNFHINIQKQEPEEAFPQLFFKKHGNQE, from the coding sequence ATGCAGCCAGAATATTCATTTGTGATCCCTGTTTATAACAGACCTGACGAGATCAGGGAGTTATTGCAGAGCATGCTAAAGATGCGTGCGCCGGTTCCATTTGAAGTGGTGATCGTTGAAGATGGCTCTACAAATTCTTCGGAAGCTGTTGTTGCAGAGTTTCAGGATCGATTATTTTTAAGTTATTACAACAAAGAAAACTCAGGGCCAGGCGATAGCAGGAATTATGGAATGAGAAAAGCCCAGGCTCCATATTTCCTAATTCTGGATTCAGACGTGCTGATGCCTGAAGATTATCTCGAAGAGGTTCATCAATTTTTATCTTCCAGTTTTTACGATTGTTTTGGAGGGCCAGATGCTGCTCATGAATCCTTTTCGAACACTCAGAAGGCTATAGATTACAGTATGACATCTTTGTTTACCACTGGTGGAATACGCGGAGGAAAGAAAGCTGTAGATGAATTCCAGCCCCGCAGTTTCAATATGGGCTTAAGCAAGAAGGCATTTGAAATCAGTGATGGATTTGGTAGAATACATCCCGGAGAAGATCCAGATTTGAGCCTGAGGTTAGAGAAATCGGGGGTTAAAAGTTGTTTGATCCCGAAGGCGCGGGTATTTCATAAACGACGAATAGACTGGAAAAAGTTTTTTGTACAAGTTAAGAAGTTCGGGATGGTGCGGCCAGTTTTGAACAAATGGCATCCTGGATCTGCGAAGATCACTTATTGGTTTCCTTCATTATTCATGATAGGACTCATACTCTCTATCATCTTTTTATATGCGGGTTTTAGTTTCTTTACAGGCTGTTATCTTATTTATTTCCTAATTATTGCTGTGGATGCAGCGATACGAAATAAAAGTCTATATATTGGATTATTGGCTGTAAAAGCGGTGATTATCCAGTTTTCAGGATATGGCTATGGTTTTATAGTG
- a CDS encoding SDR family oxidoreductase, with protein sequence MSYNLLKGKRGIIFGALDENSIAWKTAERVHEEGGTFVLTNAPIAMRMGSIKQLAEKTGSEIIPADATKVEDLENLVEKSMEILGGKIDFVLHSIGMSVNVRKGKHYTDMNYDFTTKGWDVSAVSFHKTMQVLYKKDAMNEWGSIVALSYMAAQRVFPDYNDMADNKAYLESIARSFGYFFGKDKKVRVNTISQSPTPTTAGTGVKGFDGFIAFAEKMSPLGNATALECADYTLTLFSDLTKKVTLQNLYHDGGFSNTGVSQEVMENFVEDSE encoded by the coding sequence ATGTCATATAACCTGCTAAAAGGTAAAAGAGGAATCATATTTGGTGCATTGGACGAAAATTCAATTGCCTGGAAAACAGCGGAAAGAGTTCACGAAGAAGGTGGAACTTTTGTGCTAACGAATGCTCCAATCGCAATGAGAATGGGAAGTATTAAACAACTGGCTGAAAAAACCGGTTCTGAGATCATTCCTGCAGATGCTACCAAAGTAGAAGATCTTGAAAACCTAGTAGAGAAGTCCATGGAGATCCTTGGAGGGAAGATCGACTTCGTTCTTCATTCTATCGGGATGTCTGTGAATGTTCGTAAAGGAAAACATTATACAGATATGAACTACGACTTCACGACCAAAGGTTGGGATGTTTCTGCAGTTTCTTTCCATAAAACCATGCAGGTATTGTATAAGAAAGATGCCATGAACGAGTGGGGAAGCATCGTAGCGCTAAGTTATATGGCGGCACAACGTGTATTCCCGGACTATAACGATATGGCAGATAACAAGGCATATCTGGAGTCTATTGCGCGTAGTTTCGGTTATTTCTTCGGAAAGGATAAAAAAGTGAGAGTGAATACCATTTCTCAATCTCCAACGCCAACTACAGCAGGAACTGGAGTTAAAGGCTTCGATGGTTTTATTGCATTTGCAGAAAAAATGTCTCCACTTGGAAATGCCACCGCTTTGGAGTGTGCAGATTACACCCTGACTTTATTCTCAGATCTTACTAAAAAGGTAACTCTTCAAAATCTATATCATGATGGTGGATTCTCGAATACGGGAGTTAGCCAGGAGGTCATGGAAAATTTCGTTGAAGATTCAGAATAA
- the recN gene encoding DNA repair protein RecN has translation MLTSLSIKNYALIEDITMDLQSGFTIITGETGAGKSIMLGALGLLLGDRADFSSIRNTEKKCVIEGHFSIKDYELQQFFEKEDLDYEQTSIIRREILPSGKSRAFINDTPVKITSLQKLGTSLIDIHSQHETLSLGNVDYQFNVIDTIAKNEASILQYKAELKEYRKFQKRFEELKEEQAQASKEYDYNLFLLNELQEAGLKSGMLEDLEERYEALNNVEELTENLSAALSSIQQEEIGSLETLKSARSHISRIAKFSGIYDDFHERLQSAIIELDDLEAEMTDALEAVEANPEELEKVNQQLQVIYNLQKKHNAESVEELLQIAEDLQQKVSVTENAEAALEEAEKAIKKQFTIISATAEKLHKNRLKITPAFIEQTEIILKDLGMPNARLNIELSTTPEFLSNGSDKLEWFLAANKGGSFKEIKKAASGGELSRIMLAVKSILAAQSKLPTIIFDEIDTGVSGDIAHKMGEILARMGANMQVIAITHLPQIAGKGSSHFKIFKEDSEVATQTKIVKLEQDQRIDELAMMLGGTSGSDSARAHAKALLN, from the coding sequence TTGCTTACATCTCTTTCCATAAAGAATTACGCGCTTATTGAAGATATCACGATGGATCTTCAATCTGGTTTTACGATCATAACCGGGGAAACCGGTGCCGGTAAATCTATCATGCTTGGTGCACTTGGGTTGTTGCTGGGAGATCGCGCAGACTTCAGTAGTATTAGAAATACTGAGAAGAAATGCGTTATCGAAGGTCATTTTAGTATCAAAGATTATGAGTTACAGCAATTCTTTGAAAAAGAGGATCTGGATTATGAGCAAACCAGTATCATTCGGCGTGAAATTTTACCTTCCGGGAAATCCCGTGCGTTTATCAACGATACACCGGTAAAGATTACTTCTTTGCAGAAGCTGGGAACTTCCCTTATCGATATTCATAGTCAGCATGAGACCCTAAGTCTGGGAAATGTCGATTATCAATTTAATGTCATTGATACGATCGCGAAAAATGAAGCAAGTATACTTCAGTATAAAGCCGAATTAAAGGAGTATCGTAAATTTCAGAAGAGATTTGAAGAGCTTAAAGAAGAACAGGCGCAAGCATCGAAAGAATACGATTACAATCTTTTTCTTCTGAATGAACTGCAAGAAGCAGGTTTAAAATCAGGAATGCTGGAAGATCTTGAAGAAAGATATGAGGCTTTAAACAATGTAGAGGAACTTACTGAAAATCTTAGCGCTGCTTTAAGCTCAATTCAGCAGGAAGAAATAGGGAGCCTGGAGACATTAAAGTCGGCTCGATCCCATATTTCAAGAATCGCCAAATTCTCTGGAATCTATGATGATTTTCATGAAAGACTACAAAGCGCGATCATAGAATTAGACGATCTTGAAGCAGAAATGACAGATGCACTGGAAGCTGTGGAAGCAAATCCTGAAGAGCTGGAAAAGGTGAATCAGCAATTGCAGGTGATCTATAATTTACAAAAAAAGCATAATGCTGAAAGTGTAGAAGAACTACTGCAAATAGCTGAAGATCTTCAGCAGAAAGTTTCAGTAACAGAAAATGCGGAAGCCGCTTTGGAAGAAGCTGAGAAAGCGATCAAAAAGCAATTCACCATTATATCTGCAACTGCAGAAAAACTACATAAGAATCGTTTAAAAATTACCCCGGCATTTATAGAGCAAACGGAAATCATACTTAAAGACCTGGGAATGCCGAATGCAAGGCTCAACATAGAACTTAGTACTACACCAGAATTCCTGAGTAATGGGAGTGATAAGCTCGAATGGTTCCTGGCGGCGAATAAAGGTGGTAGTTTTAAAGAGATCAAGAAAGCAGCATCAGGTGGAGAACTTTCCAGAATCATGCTGGCAGTGAAAAGCATACTTGCAGCACAAAGTAAACTACCAACGATCATATTTGATGAAATTGATACTGGTGTTTCTGGTGATATTGCCCATAAAATGGGTGAGATTCTAGCGAGAATGGGTGCTAATATGCAGGTGATCGCGATCACCCATTTACCACAAATAGCCGGTAAGGGAAGTTCACATTTTAAGATATTTAAAGAAGACAGCGAGGTTGCAACTCAAACTAAGATCGTAAAACTGGAACAGGATCAAAGAATCGATGAACTGGCGATGATGCTTGGAGGTACTAGCGGAAGTGATTCTGCACGTGCACATGCAAAAGCCCTGTTGAATTGA
- a CDS encoding DUF4835 family protein codes for MRRIAFLVLFTIISYSGIAQQLSCEVVVNAEQTGQANLSVFKTLERSLNEFINQTTWTDRRLQDHERINCSMFITINSFEGESFNGTIQIQSSRPVYGTSMITPVFNFNDEQFSFSYREYQPLNYSQNTYTNNLVSVISFYVYTILGLDADTFAPEGGTAFFEEANRIVTTAQQGNSQGWRGSDGQRSRFRLNADLLANTYAEYREALYDYHRLGLDVMHADLMAGKTAIAESLNKLEVMNNRRNNSLLLRAFFDSKADEIASVYTGGPAYPAKNELIQTLNNIAARYARSWRNIQ; via the coding sequence ATGCGTAGAATTGCCTTTCTAGTACTGTTCACCATAATTTCCTATTCGGGAATTGCACAGCAATTAAGTTGCGAGGTAGTGGTGAACGCAGAGCAAACAGGGCAGGCCAATCTTTCTGTATTTAAGACGCTGGAAAGATCGCTGAATGAGTTTATTAACCAGACTACCTGGACAGACAGACGCTTACAGGATCATGAACGTATTAATTGTAGCATGTTCATTACGATTAATAGTTTTGAAGGAGAGAGCTTTAATGGCACTATCCAGATCCAATCTTCCAGACCGGTTTATGGAACCAGTATGATCACTCCGGTTTTTAATTTTAATGACGAACAATTCAGTTTTAGTTACCGGGAGTATCAGCCTTTAAATTATAGTCAGAATACTTACACTAATAATCTGGTTTCTGTAATTTCCTTTTACGTATATACCATTCTTGGACTTGATGCAGATACCTTTGCTCCAGAAGGTGGAACAGCTTTCTTCGAGGAAGCCAACAGGATCGTTACAACTGCCCAGCAGGGAAACTCCCAAGGCTGGAGAGGCTCAGACGGTCAACGTTCGCGTTTCAGGCTGAATGCAGATTTACTAGCGAACACCTATGCAGAATACCGGGAAGCACTTTACGATTATCACAGGTTAGGTCTCGATGTCATGCACGCTGATTTAATGGCCGGGAAAACTGCAATTGCCGAATCTTTGAATAAGCTGGAAGTGATGAACAATCGCAGAAATAACTCTTTGTTGCTTCGTGCTTTCTTTGACTCCAAGGCAGATGAGATTGCTTCTGTCTATACCGGAGGGCCGGCTTATCCTGCGAAGAATGAACTTATCCAAACACTGAATAATATCGCAGCCAGGTATGCCCGTAGCTGGCGAAATATTCAGTAG
- the coaBC gene encoding bifunctional phosphopantothenoylcysteine decarboxylase/phosphopantothenate--cysteine ligase CoaBC, with protein MSVLQGKKVLLGITGGIAAYKTASLVRLFVKSGAEVRVVMTQAAKEFITPLTLSTLSKNEVYSSFTSEEDENEQWNNHVELGLWADFMLLAPATASTLSKMASGNSDNILLATYLSAKCEVFFAPAMDLDMYKHPSTAKSFETLQEYGNIMIPAGTGELASGLSGKGRMAEPEEIISFIEDHLSKDLPLRNKKIVITAGPTYEAIDPVRFIGNHSSGKMGFAIALKAAEAGADVVLIAGPTHLDISHANIELKRVVSTRDMYEAAHAEFENTDVFIAAAAVADYRPKTVADQKIKKNDPSLNLELTKTEDILASLGAIKKDQKLVGFALETNNEEENARKKLEKKNLDFIVLNSLQDTGAGFKGDTNKIRIIYPDRKLEFDLKSKTEVAQDIITEIIKMYHA; from the coding sequence ATGTCTGTACTTCAAGGCAAAAAAGTTTTACTCGGCATTACCGGAGGTATTGCTGCCTACAAAACTGCTTCACTGGTACGGCTATTTGTGAAGTCTGGTGCAGAGGTGAGGGTTGTTATGACCCAGGCTGCAAAAGAATTTATCACTCCGCTTACACTTTCAACTCTTTCCAAGAATGAAGTCTATTCTTCGTTTACTAGTGAAGAGGATGAGAATGAACAATGGAACAACCACGTGGAACTCGGCCTTTGGGCCGATTTCATGCTTTTAGCCCCAGCCACAGCGAGCACTCTCTCTAAAATGGCTTCGGGGAACAGCGATAACATATTGCTTGCTACTTATCTTTCAGCTAAATGTGAAGTTTTCTTTGCTCCGGCAATGGATCTTGACATGTATAAACATCCATCTACTGCCAAAAGTTTTGAAACGCTACAGGAATATGGAAATATCATGATTCCTGCAGGAACGGGCGAACTGGCTAGCGGACTTTCAGGAAAAGGTAGAATGGCAGAGCCAGAAGAGATCATTAGCTTTATTGAAGATCATCTGTCTAAAGATCTTCCACTTCGGAACAAGAAAATTGTAATTACTGCAGGACCAACTTATGAAGCCATAGACCCTGTACGATTTATTGGAAATCATTCCAGTGGCAAAATGGGCTTCGCAATTGCTTTAAAGGCGGCAGAAGCTGGCGCTGATGTTGTATTAATTGCAGGTCCTACACATCTTGATATCTCGCATGCTAATATTGAACTTAAAAGAGTTGTAAGTACCAGGGATATGTACGAAGCTGCTCATGCGGAGTTTGAAAACACCGATGTTTTTATTGCTGCGGCAGCTGTAGCCGATTACAGGCCTAAGACAGTTGCAGATCAAAAGATCAAAAAGAACGATCCTTCCCTAAACCTGGAATTAACCAAAACTGAAGATATTCTTGCTTCTCTGGGAGCTATTAAGAAAGATCAGAAGTTGGTAGGTTTCGCTTTAGAGACCAATAATGAGGAAGAGAATGCAAGAAAAAAGCTGGAAAAGAAAAATCTAGATTTTATTGTCTTAAATTCCCTTCAGGATACCGGTGCAGGTTTTAAAGGAGATACCAATAAGATCAGGATCATTTATCCAGATAGAAAACTGGAATTTGACCTTAAAAGTAAAACCGAAGTTGCTCAGGATATCATTACAGAAATAATTAAAATGTATCATGCGTAG
- a CDS encoding DNA-directed RNA polymerase subunit omega translates to MDFKKIDAPVNTTTINKNEVDAPTGNIYEAISIVAKRAGQINGEIKKELLEKLDEFATYNDSLDEIFENKEQIEVSKFYEKLPKPQSLAIQEWLDDKIYWRNTMETEE, encoded by the coding sequence ATGGATTTTAAAAAAATTGATGCCCCGGTTAACACAACTACTATCAACAAAAATGAAGTAGATGCACCTACCGGAAACATTTACGAGGCGATATCTATCGTAGCGAAAAGAGCTGGACAGATTAATGGTGAGATCAAAAAAGAGCTTCTAGAAAAGCTTGATGAGTTCGCCACTTATAACGATTCTCTTGACGAGATTTTTGAAAACAAAGAGCAGATCGAGGTTTCAAAATTCTACGAAAAACTACCAAAACCGCAATCACTTGCGATCCAGGAGTGGCTTGATGACAAGATCTACTGGAGAAACACTATGGAAACCGAAGAATAG
- the bamD gene encoding outer membrane protein assembly factor BamD, which yields MKKGILALGLLMVTISCSEYQSLLKNEETAPKYTAAEELYTEGKEEDDNGKLRKALRLLEQIEPEYRGKPQGERLVYILGDTYYQLGDYYNAPFNFERFVQLYPNSQKVEEAEYKSAVSYYNRSPRFNLDQTDTRKAIEELQVYLNKYPEGEFVDSANDYATELRVKLEKKAYEIAKQYHKTRYYKAAIASFNNFIAEYPGSPFREAAYYYRYDSAYQLAINSFEVLMQERLENAREFYNSYNKYYPEGEFTQDSETSMMEIDKRLENF from the coding sequence ATGAAAAAAGGAATTCTCGCTCTAGGCCTGTTGATGGTCACTATATCTTGTAGTGAATATCAGTCATTGCTTAAAAATGAGGAAACTGCGCCTAAATATACGGCTGCAGAGGAATTATATACCGAAGGTAAAGAAGAAGACGATAATGGAAAGCTACGTAAGGCTTTGCGATTATTGGAGCAGATCGAGCCGGAGTATCGAGGAAAACCTCAGGGTGAACGCCTTGTTTACATTCTTGGAGATACGTATTACCAATTAGGTGATTATTATAATGCGCCTTTCAATTTTGAACGTTTTGTACAATTGTATCCAAATAGCCAGAAGGTAGAAGAGGCCGAGTATAAATCGGCGGTTAGCTATTACAATCGTTCTCCGCGCTTTAACCTGGACCAAACCGATACCAGAAAAGCGATCGAAGAACTTCAGGTTTATCTAAATAAGTATCCGGAAGGAGAATTTGTAGATTCAGCAAATGATTACGCGACAGAGTTGCGAGTGAAGCTGGAGAAGAAAGCATACGAGATCGCAAAGCAGTATCACAAGACCAGATATTATAAGGCGGCAATCGCCTCTTTCAATAACTTCATTGCAGAATATCCTGGATCTCCGTTTAGAGAAGCTGCATATTACTATCGATACGATTCAGCTTACCAGCTGGCGATCAATAGTTTTGAAGTTTTGATGCAGGAAAGACTTGAAAATGCCAGGGAATTTTATAATTCCTACAATAAATACTATCCAGAAGGAGAGTTTACTCAGGACTCTGAGACTTCCATGATGGAAATTGATAAAAGGTTAGAGAATTTTTAA
- the dapA gene encoding 4-hydroxy-tetrahydrodipicolinate synthase: MEAFIGTGVALVTPFNDDLSVDTNALSALVKDQIENGIEYLVVLGTTAESATLSKKEKELVKTVIKEANQGKLPLVLGMGGNDTAGLVEELISEDLEGFDAILSVSPFYNKPTQEGIYRHFKAVAEASPLPVILYNVPGRTASNILPETINRIARDFKNVIGVKEAAGDMVQAMKLISLVPEDFLVISGDDMITLPMTLAGGKGVISVIGQGLPKEFSEMVRLGLKGEVREAYKLHYRIAPSIDMIFAEGNPAGIKAMLHKRSLVKNNLRLPLVEATDGLYTRISAFVESF, from the coding sequence ATGGAAGCTTTTATTGGTACCGGAGTAGCGCTGGTTACTCCTTTTAATGATGATCTTAGTGTAGATACAAACGCTCTTTCAGCATTAGTGAAGGATCAGATAGAAAATGGGATCGAATACCTGGTGGTTCTAGGGACCACTGCAGAGAGTGCAACCCTTAGTAAGAAAGAAAAGGAGCTTGTAAAAACTGTGATCAAAGAGGCAAACCAGGGTAAACTACCTTTAGTACTTGGAATGGGAGGTAATGATACGGCGGGGCTCGTTGAAGAACTTATCTCAGAAGATCTGGAAGGTTTTGATGCAATACTATCAGTATCTCCATTTTACAACAAACCGACACAGGAAGGAATTTACCGTCATTTTAAGGCAGTAGCTGAAGCTTCACCACTACCGGTTATTCTATACAATGTACCGGGTAGAACTGCAAGTAACATCCTGCCGGAAACCATCAACAGGATCGCCAGAGATTTTAAAAATGTCATTGGTGTAAAAGAAGCCGCTGGAGATATGGTGCAGGCTATGAAATTGATCTCACTTGTTCCTGAAGATTTCCTTGTTATTTCAGGAGATGATATGATCACCTTACCAATGACACTGGCTGGCGGGAAAGGTGTGATCTCGGTAATTGGTCAGGGCTTGCCTAAAGAATTTTCAGAAATGGTACGTCTGGGATTAAAAGGAGAAGTTAGAGAAGCTTACAAATTACATTACCGCATAGCACCTTCCATTGACATGATCTTTGCTGAAGGCAATCCAGCTGGAATCAAAGCTATGCTACATAAAAGATCTCTGGTTAAAAATAATTTGCGACTACCTTTAGTAGAAGCGACCGATGGTCTATATACTAGAATTTCAGCCTTCGTTGAAAGTTTCTAG